The following are encoded together in the Bos javanicus breed banteng chromosome X, ARS-OSU_banteng_1.0, whole genome shotgun sequence genome:
- the ARHGAP36 gene encoding rho GTPase-activating protein 36 isoform X1, with protein sequence MGGCIPFLKTARTRYPRIMPPLLLLSALIFLVNVLGGAPGHNPNRRAKMISIHSLSELERLKLQEAAYHELVARQFLSEFKPERALPTDRSNTFEKWFLILRGQERAVSLKTFGIRLEEVLVNELTRRKQVELRATMQMEEAAGRATSGRRRGNAVQRMFGRIRRIFSGRRDEPFLPREFTRRGRRGAVSADSLAELEGGALLLQTLQLSRISFPIGQRLLGSKRKMSLNPIAKQIPHVVEACCSFIEKHGLSTVGIFTLEYSEKRVRKLREEFDQGLDVVLDDSQNVHDVAALLKEFFRDMKDSLLPDDLYMSFLQTATLKPQDQLSALQLLVYLMPPCHSDTLERLLKVLHKVAENCEDSIGIDGQLVSGNRMTSTNLALVFGSALLKKGASAKRESRKTRLGIDHYVASVSVVRAMIDNWDVLFQVPPHIQKQVAKRVWKSSPEALDFIRRRNLRRIQSERIKMEEDALLSDPVETSAEARAAILGQSKPFDEGQFPAGGQTLAEGQAFAAGESLGEGQALPQGQVLVEVEPLEEDESSEDDMSVNEELVFEYLNQGLAFGELQGLEIPNDLEIQGPHLEGIPELDEEDDDDDDDDDNDDDNALNFDGLPLLEDILDADDEIPGFIEIADFDEIPYFNFVPDPGVVPDVQEVPNVGVNPNPGENPNHDLDEDFEDYQNPNLAEVPDPDVVPNIEEASDPDEIPDNEEAPDTDEIPDHANDSDNDEDPDFGEDPNPEDVLALDEIPNDEASNAEEVPDHQEAPEINGISDSDEDFDYDEVPGIHVVPSPEEASGGHVPSPEEAPGGHEIPNHEEAPEINGLSDSEEDPNLEEVPALDGVPNEEETSATEEIPEISGIAGSEEYSSPEEVPTLHVVTSPEDVFDADEIQSQEESSDESGVLNHEETSDVEEISGREEATDVHEIQDSEENHDLEGDSVLSMVPEPKDTQICNEIPVSQKDLGNTFEEDEVNVTAELEDVSILSTIPDPQPDLAVNLEEIMNEETVPVPNTVDSKEAQHPKTVWFRQEDADVTFLVDNTFFKNQSQPGQVMDYMSFLESLKNNACFRLSMKFCSSEEPAVPPGTARSHDDEEGAGNPLILEQDRPLLRVPREKEAKTGIGYFFP encoded by the exons ATGGGTGGCTGCATTCCTTTTCTGAAGACAGCAAGGACGCGGTACCCCAGAATCATGCCCCCTTTGCTGTTGTTGTCTGCCTTGATTTTTTTAGTGAACGTCCTGGGAGGAGCCCCAGGACACAACCCGAACCGCAGGGCCAAGATGATCTCAATACATAGCCTCTCCGAGCTGGAGCGTCTGAAGCTGCAAGAGGCTGCTTACCACGAACTCGTGGCCAGGCAGTTCCTCTCTGAATTCAAACCTGAAAGAG CTCTACCTACTGACCGTTCAAACACCTTCGAGAAGTGGTTTCTGATTCTGAGAGGACAAGAGAGGG CCGTATCCCTCAAGACCTTTGGCATTCGTCTGGAAGAGGTCCTGGTGAACGAGCTTACCCGCCGCAAGCAAGTTGAACTGAGAGCCACGATGCAGATGGAAGAAGCCGCCGGTCGCGCTACTAGCGGTCGTCGTCGGGGAAACGCGGTGCAAAGGATGTTTGGCCGCATCCGGCGCATTTTCAGTGGCCGAAGGGATGAGCCCTTCCTGCCCCGGGAGTTTACTCGCCGTGGGCGTAGA GGCGCAGTCTCTGCGGACAGCCTGGCTGAACTGGAGGGTGGGGCCCTGCTACTGCAGACCCTGCAGCTTTCCAGGATTTCTTTTCCAATTGGCCAGCGACTTCTGGGATCCAAAAGGAAAATGAGCCTCAATCCGATTGCTAAGCAAATCCCCCATGTTGTTGAGGCTTGCTGCAGCTTCATAGAGAAACATG GCTTAAGCACAGTGGGGATTTTCACCCTGGAATATTCTGAGAAGAGAGTGCGTAAG CTCCGTGAAGAATTTGACCAAGGTCTGGATGTGGTACTGGATGACTCTCAGAATGTACACGATGTGGCTGCGCTCCTCAAGGAGTTTTTCCGGGACATGAAGGACTCGTTGCTGCCGGATGATCTGTACATGTCCTTCCTCCAGACAGCCA CGCTGAAGCCACAGGATCAGCTTTCTGCCCTGCAATTGCTGGTTTACCTGATGCCACCTTGCCACAGTGACACCCTAGAACGTCTGCTGAAGGTCCTGCATAAGGTCGCTGAGAACTGCGAGGACTCCATTGGCATTGATGGACAGTTG GTTTCAGGCAATCGTATGACGTCCACCAATTTGGCTTTGGTGTTTGGATCTGCTCTCCTGAAGAAGGGGGCATCTGCCAAGAGGGAGTCCAGGAAAACCAGACTGGGGATTGACCACTATGTTGCCTCTGTCAGTGTGGTCCGTGCCATGATTGATAACTGGGATGTCCTCTTCCAG GTGCCTCCCCATATTCAGAAGCAGGTTGCTAAGCGTGTGTGGAAATCCAGCCCTGAAGCCCTTGATTTTATCAGACGCAGGAATTTGAGGAGGATCCA GAGCGAACGGATAAAAATGGAAGAGGATGCTTTACTTTCTGACCCAGTGGAAACCTCTGCTGAAGCCCGGGCTGCTATCCTTGGTCAAAGCAAGCCCTTTGATGAAGGTCAGTTCCCTGCTGGCGGTCAGACCCTTGCTGAAGGTCAGGCCTTTGCTGCAGGTGAGTCCCTTGGTGAAGGTCAGGCCCTTCCTCAAGGCCAGGTCCTTGTTGAAGTTGAGCCCCTTGAAGAAGATGAGTCCTCTGAGGACGATATGTCAGTCAATGAAGAACTAGTATTTGAATATCTCAATCAAGGATTAGCCTTTGGTGAACTTCAAGGTCTTGAGATTCCAAATGACCTTGAGATTCAAGGCCCGCATCTCGAAGGCATTCCAGAGCTTGAtgaagaagatgatgatgatgatgatgacgatgataatgatgatgacaatgCCCTGAATTTTGATGGTCTTCCTCTCCTTGAGGACATTCTAGATGCGGATGATGAAATTCCAGGCTTCATTGAAATTGCAGACTTTGATGAAAtaccatattttaattttgttccgGACCCTGGTGTAGTTCCAGATGTGCAAGAAGTCCCAAACGTTGGAGTAAACCCAAACCCTGGAGAAAACCCAAACCACGACCTTGATGAAGATTTTGAAGACTACCAAAACCCCAACCTCGCAGAAGTTCCAGATCCTGATGTTGTCCCAAACATTGAAGAAGCCTCAGATCCTGATGAAATTCCAGACAATGAAGAAGCCCCTGACACTGATGAAATTCCAGACCATGCCAATGACTCCGATAATGACGAAGACCCAGATTTTGGAGAAGACCCCAATCCTGAAGATGTTCTAGCCCTGGATGAAATCCCAAATGATGAAGCCTCAAATGCTGAAGAAGTTCCAGACCACCAAGAAGCCCCAGAAATCAACGGGATTTCAGACTCTGATGAAGACTTTGATTATGATGAAGTCCCAGGTATTCATGTGGTCCCAAGCCCTGAAGAAGCCTCTGGTGGTCATGTCCCAAGCCCTGAAGAAGCCCCTGGTGGGCATGAAATCCCAAATCATGAAGAAGCCCCAGAGATCAATGGACTCTCAGACTCTGAAGAAGACCCCAATCTTGAAGAGGTTCCAGCTCTTGATGGAGTCCCAAATGAGGAAGAAACCTCAGCTACTGAAGAAATTCCAGAAATCAGTGGAATTGCAGGCTCTGAAGAATACTCCAGTCCTGAAGAGGTCCCCACTCTCCATGTGGTAACAAGCCCCGAAGATGTCTTTGATGCTGATGAAATTCAAAGCCAGGAAGAATCCTCAGATGAAAGTGGAGTACTGAACCATGAAGAAACCTCAGATGTTGAAGAAATCTCTGGACGCGAAGAAGCCACTGATGTCCATGAAATCCAAGACTCTGAAGAAAATCATGATCTTGAAGGAGACTCGGTTCTCAGTATGGTTCCAGAGCCCAAGGACACTCAAATTTGCAACGAAATTCCAGTTTCTCAGAAAGACTTAGGCAACACttttgaagaagatgaagttaatGTGACTGCAGAGCTTGAAGATGTCTCCATTCTCAGTACAATTCCAGACCCTCAGCCAGACCTAGCTGTCAATCTTGAAGAAATCATGAATGAGGAAACAGTCCCAGTGCCTAATACTGTTGACTCAAAAGAAGCTCAGCATCCAAAGACCGTCTGGTTCCGCCAAGAAGATGCAGATGTTACATTTCTTGTAGATAACACCTTCTTTAAGAACCAGTCTCAGCCTGGCCAAGTCATGGACTACATGTCCTTCTTGGAGTCACTGAAGAACAACGCCTGCTTTCGCCTCTCCATGAAGTTCT GTTCCTCTGAGGAGCCAGCTGTGCCTCCCGGCACTGCCCGTTCCCATGACGATGAGGAAGGAGCGGGTAACCCCCTCATTCTGGAGCAAGACCGCCCATTGCTCCGTGTGCCCCGGGAGAAGGAGGCCAAAACTGGCATCGGCTACTTCTTTCCTTAG
- the ARHGAP36 gene encoding rho GTPase-activating protein 36 isoform X3 — protein MGGCIPFLKTARTRYPRIMPPLLLLSALIFLVNVLGGAPGHNPNRRAKMISIHSLSELERLKLQEAAYHELVARQFLSEFKPERALPTDRSNTFEKWFLILRGQERAVSLKTFGIRLEEVLVNELTRRKQVELRATMQMEEAAGRATSGRRRGNAVQRMFGRIRRIFSGRRDEPFLPREFTRRGRRGAVSADSLAELEGGALLLQTLQLSRISFPIGQRLLGSKRKMSLNPIAKQIPHVVEACCSFIEKHGLSTVGIFTLEYSEKRVRKLREEFDQGLDVVLDDSQNVHDVAALLKEFFRDMKDSLLPDDLYMSFLQTATLKPQDQLSALQLLVYLMPPCHSDTLERLLKVLHKVAENCEDSIGIDGQLVSGNRMTSTNLALVFGSALLKKGASAKRESRKTRLGIDHYVASVSVVRAMIDNWDVLFQVPPHIQKQVAKRVWKSSPEALDFIRRRNLRRIQSERIKMEEDALLSDPVETSAEARAAILGQSKPFDEGSSEEPAVPPGTARSHDDEEGAGNPLILEQDRPLLRVPREKEAKTGIGYFFP, from the exons ATGGGTGGCTGCATTCCTTTTCTGAAGACAGCAAGGACGCGGTACCCCAGAATCATGCCCCCTTTGCTGTTGTTGTCTGCCTTGATTTTTTTAGTGAACGTCCTGGGAGGAGCCCCAGGACACAACCCGAACCGCAGGGCCAAGATGATCTCAATACATAGCCTCTCCGAGCTGGAGCGTCTGAAGCTGCAAGAGGCTGCTTACCACGAACTCGTGGCCAGGCAGTTCCTCTCTGAATTCAAACCTGAAAGAG CTCTACCTACTGACCGTTCAAACACCTTCGAGAAGTGGTTTCTGATTCTGAGAGGACAAGAGAGGG CCGTATCCCTCAAGACCTTTGGCATTCGTCTGGAAGAGGTCCTGGTGAACGAGCTTACCCGCCGCAAGCAAGTTGAACTGAGAGCCACGATGCAGATGGAAGAAGCCGCCGGTCGCGCTACTAGCGGTCGTCGTCGGGGAAACGCGGTGCAAAGGATGTTTGGCCGCATCCGGCGCATTTTCAGTGGCCGAAGGGATGAGCCCTTCCTGCCCCGGGAGTTTACTCGCCGTGGGCGTAGA GGCGCAGTCTCTGCGGACAGCCTGGCTGAACTGGAGGGTGGGGCCCTGCTACTGCAGACCCTGCAGCTTTCCAGGATTTCTTTTCCAATTGGCCAGCGACTTCTGGGATCCAAAAGGAAAATGAGCCTCAATCCGATTGCTAAGCAAATCCCCCATGTTGTTGAGGCTTGCTGCAGCTTCATAGAGAAACATG GCTTAAGCACAGTGGGGATTTTCACCCTGGAATATTCTGAGAAGAGAGTGCGTAAG CTCCGTGAAGAATTTGACCAAGGTCTGGATGTGGTACTGGATGACTCTCAGAATGTACACGATGTGGCTGCGCTCCTCAAGGAGTTTTTCCGGGACATGAAGGACTCGTTGCTGCCGGATGATCTGTACATGTCCTTCCTCCAGACAGCCA CGCTGAAGCCACAGGATCAGCTTTCTGCCCTGCAATTGCTGGTTTACCTGATGCCACCTTGCCACAGTGACACCCTAGAACGTCTGCTGAAGGTCCTGCATAAGGTCGCTGAGAACTGCGAGGACTCCATTGGCATTGATGGACAGTTG GTTTCAGGCAATCGTATGACGTCCACCAATTTGGCTTTGGTGTTTGGATCTGCTCTCCTGAAGAAGGGGGCATCTGCCAAGAGGGAGTCCAGGAAAACCAGACTGGGGATTGACCACTATGTTGCCTCTGTCAGTGTGGTCCGTGCCATGATTGATAACTGGGATGTCCTCTTCCAG GTGCCTCCCCATATTCAGAAGCAGGTTGCTAAGCGTGTGTGGAAATCCAGCCCTGAAGCCCTTGATTTTATCAGACGCAGGAATTTGAGGAGGATCCA GAGCGAACGGATAAAAATGGAAGAGGATGCTTTACTTTCTGACCCAGTGGAAACCTCTGCTGAAGCCCGGGCTGCTATCCTTGGTCAAAGCAAGCCCTTTGATGAAG GTTCCTCTGAGGAGCCAGCTGTGCCTCCCGGCACTGCCCGTTCCCATGACGATGAGGAAGGAGCGGGTAACCCCCTCATTCTGGAGCAAGACCGCCCATTGCTCCGTGTGCCCCGGGAGAAGGAGGCCAAAACTGGCATCGGCTACTTCTTTCCTTAG
- the ARHGAP36 gene encoding rho GTPase-activating protein 36 isoform X2 has protein sequence MISIHSLSELERLKLQEAAYHELVARQFLSEFKPERALPTDRSNTFEKWFLILRGQERAVSLKTFGIRLEEVLVNELTRRKQVELRATMQMEEAAGRATSGRRRGNAVQRMFGRIRRIFSGRRDEPFLPREFTRRGRRGAVSADSLAELEGGALLLQTLQLSRISFPIGQRLLGSKRKMSLNPIAKQIPHVVEACCSFIEKHGLSTVGIFTLEYSEKRVRKLREEFDQGLDVVLDDSQNVHDVAALLKEFFRDMKDSLLPDDLYMSFLQTATLKPQDQLSALQLLVYLMPPCHSDTLERLLKVLHKVAENCEDSIGIDGQLVSGNRMTSTNLALVFGSALLKKGASAKRESRKTRLGIDHYVASVSVVRAMIDNWDVLFQVPPHIQKQVAKRVWKSSPEALDFIRRRNLRRIQSERIKMEEDALLSDPVETSAEARAAILGQSKPFDEGQFPAGGQTLAEGQAFAAGESLGEGQALPQGQVLVEVEPLEEDESSEDDMSVNEELVFEYLNQGLAFGELQGLEIPNDLEIQGPHLEGIPELDEEDDDDDDDDDNDDDNALNFDGLPLLEDILDADDEIPGFIEIADFDEIPYFNFVPDPGVVPDVQEVPNVGVNPNPGENPNHDLDEDFEDYQNPNLAEVPDPDVVPNIEEASDPDEIPDNEEAPDTDEIPDHANDSDNDEDPDFGEDPNPEDVLALDEIPNDEASNAEEVPDHQEAPEINGISDSDEDFDYDEVPGIHVVPSPEEASGGHVPSPEEAPGGHEIPNHEEAPEINGLSDSEEDPNLEEVPALDGVPNEEETSATEEIPEISGIAGSEEYSSPEEVPTLHVVTSPEDVFDADEIQSQEESSDESGVLNHEETSDVEEISGREEATDVHEIQDSEENHDLEGDSVLSMVPEPKDTQICNEIPVSQKDLGNTFEEDEVNVTAELEDVSILSTIPDPQPDLAVNLEEIMNEETVPVPNTVDSKEAQHPKTVWFRQEDADVTFLVDNTFFKNQSQPGQVMDYMSFLESLKNNACFRLSMKFCSSEEPAVPPGTARSHDDEEGAGNPLILEQDRPLLRVPREKEAKTGIGYFFP, from the exons ATGATCTCAATACATAGCCTCTCCGAGCTGGAGCGTCTGAAGCTGCAAGAGGCTGCTTACCACGAACTCGTGGCCAGGCAGTTCCTCTCTGAATTCAAACCTGAAAGAG CTCTACCTACTGACCGTTCAAACACCTTCGAGAAGTGGTTTCTGATTCTGAGAGGACAAGAGAGGG CCGTATCCCTCAAGACCTTTGGCATTCGTCTGGAAGAGGTCCTGGTGAACGAGCTTACCCGCCGCAAGCAAGTTGAACTGAGAGCCACGATGCAGATGGAAGAAGCCGCCGGTCGCGCTACTAGCGGTCGTCGTCGGGGAAACGCGGTGCAAAGGATGTTTGGCCGCATCCGGCGCATTTTCAGTGGCCGAAGGGATGAGCCCTTCCTGCCCCGGGAGTTTACTCGCCGTGGGCGTAGA GGCGCAGTCTCTGCGGACAGCCTGGCTGAACTGGAGGGTGGGGCCCTGCTACTGCAGACCCTGCAGCTTTCCAGGATTTCTTTTCCAATTGGCCAGCGACTTCTGGGATCCAAAAGGAAAATGAGCCTCAATCCGATTGCTAAGCAAATCCCCCATGTTGTTGAGGCTTGCTGCAGCTTCATAGAGAAACATG GCTTAAGCACAGTGGGGATTTTCACCCTGGAATATTCTGAGAAGAGAGTGCGTAAG CTCCGTGAAGAATTTGACCAAGGTCTGGATGTGGTACTGGATGACTCTCAGAATGTACACGATGTGGCTGCGCTCCTCAAGGAGTTTTTCCGGGACATGAAGGACTCGTTGCTGCCGGATGATCTGTACATGTCCTTCCTCCAGACAGCCA CGCTGAAGCCACAGGATCAGCTTTCTGCCCTGCAATTGCTGGTTTACCTGATGCCACCTTGCCACAGTGACACCCTAGAACGTCTGCTGAAGGTCCTGCATAAGGTCGCTGAGAACTGCGAGGACTCCATTGGCATTGATGGACAGTTG GTTTCAGGCAATCGTATGACGTCCACCAATTTGGCTTTGGTGTTTGGATCTGCTCTCCTGAAGAAGGGGGCATCTGCCAAGAGGGAGTCCAGGAAAACCAGACTGGGGATTGACCACTATGTTGCCTCTGTCAGTGTGGTCCGTGCCATGATTGATAACTGGGATGTCCTCTTCCAG GTGCCTCCCCATATTCAGAAGCAGGTTGCTAAGCGTGTGTGGAAATCCAGCCCTGAAGCCCTTGATTTTATCAGACGCAGGAATTTGAGGAGGATCCA GAGCGAACGGATAAAAATGGAAGAGGATGCTTTACTTTCTGACCCAGTGGAAACCTCTGCTGAAGCCCGGGCTGCTATCCTTGGTCAAAGCAAGCCCTTTGATGAAGGTCAGTTCCCTGCTGGCGGTCAGACCCTTGCTGAAGGTCAGGCCTTTGCTGCAGGTGAGTCCCTTGGTGAAGGTCAGGCCCTTCCTCAAGGCCAGGTCCTTGTTGAAGTTGAGCCCCTTGAAGAAGATGAGTCCTCTGAGGACGATATGTCAGTCAATGAAGAACTAGTATTTGAATATCTCAATCAAGGATTAGCCTTTGGTGAACTTCAAGGTCTTGAGATTCCAAATGACCTTGAGATTCAAGGCCCGCATCTCGAAGGCATTCCAGAGCTTGAtgaagaagatgatgatgatgatgatgacgatgataatgatgatgacaatgCCCTGAATTTTGATGGTCTTCCTCTCCTTGAGGACATTCTAGATGCGGATGATGAAATTCCAGGCTTCATTGAAATTGCAGACTTTGATGAAAtaccatattttaattttgttccgGACCCTGGTGTAGTTCCAGATGTGCAAGAAGTCCCAAACGTTGGAGTAAACCCAAACCCTGGAGAAAACCCAAACCACGACCTTGATGAAGATTTTGAAGACTACCAAAACCCCAACCTCGCAGAAGTTCCAGATCCTGATGTTGTCCCAAACATTGAAGAAGCCTCAGATCCTGATGAAATTCCAGACAATGAAGAAGCCCCTGACACTGATGAAATTCCAGACCATGCCAATGACTCCGATAATGACGAAGACCCAGATTTTGGAGAAGACCCCAATCCTGAAGATGTTCTAGCCCTGGATGAAATCCCAAATGATGAAGCCTCAAATGCTGAAGAAGTTCCAGACCACCAAGAAGCCCCAGAAATCAACGGGATTTCAGACTCTGATGAAGACTTTGATTATGATGAAGTCCCAGGTATTCATGTGGTCCCAAGCCCTGAAGAAGCCTCTGGTGGTCATGTCCCAAGCCCTGAAGAAGCCCCTGGTGGGCATGAAATCCCAAATCATGAAGAAGCCCCAGAGATCAATGGACTCTCAGACTCTGAAGAAGACCCCAATCTTGAAGAGGTTCCAGCTCTTGATGGAGTCCCAAATGAGGAAGAAACCTCAGCTACTGAAGAAATTCCAGAAATCAGTGGAATTGCAGGCTCTGAAGAATACTCCAGTCCTGAAGAGGTCCCCACTCTCCATGTGGTAACAAGCCCCGAAGATGTCTTTGATGCTGATGAAATTCAAAGCCAGGAAGAATCCTCAGATGAAAGTGGAGTACTGAACCATGAAGAAACCTCAGATGTTGAAGAAATCTCTGGACGCGAAGAAGCCACTGATGTCCATGAAATCCAAGACTCTGAAGAAAATCATGATCTTGAAGGAGACTCGGTTCTCAGTATGGTTCCAGAGCCCAAGGACACTCAAATTTGCAACGAAATTCCAGTTTCTCAGAAAGACTTAGGCAACACttttgaagaagatgaagttaatGTGACTGCAGAGCTTGAAGATGTCTCCATTCTCAGTACAATTCCAGACCCTCAGCCAGACCTAGCTGTCAATCTTGAAGAAATCATGAATGAGGAAACAGTCCCAGTGCCTAATACTGTTGACTCAAAAGAAGCTCAGCATCCAAAGACCGTCTGGTTCCGCCAAGAAGATGCAGATGTTACATTTCTTGTAGATAACACCTTCTTTAAGAACCAGTCTCAGCCTGGCCAAGTCATGGACTACATGTCCTTCTTGGAGTCACTGAAGAACAACGCCTGCTTTCGCCTCTCCATGAAGTTCT GTTCCTCTGAGGAGCCAGCTGTGCCTCCCGGCACTGCCCGTTCCCATGACGATGAGGAAGGAGCGGGTAACCCCCTCATTCTGGAGCAAGACCGCCCATTGCTCCGTGTGCCCCGGGAGAAGGAGGCCAAAACTGGCATCGGCTACTTCTTTCCTTAG